A window of the Synechococcus sp. M16.1 genome harbors these coding sequences:
- a CDS encoding sensor histidine kinase KdpD yields the protein MQLTDRFFDFTDQQLADLTAKEGIQHLGLYVSAPPNQQGPPLLLIRQWSANERLLPPADADPNLRLPHESRRWYPLQDAGLILGALRADLDPQRSWTLTLDQRMRRSAAAISHALGRDLECLQLRQELSQQNEQLRTLVHQLRNPLAALRTYAQLLLRRLEADSSHRPLVEGMLSEQRQLGQYIDVLDGLGQQRLPEQDPLGPTLLPPGPAEGEATMQTLLMPLLERAEATASLQGRPWRGPDLWPQWIDQPSQDGTIAEIVANLLENAFRYSPAGCSVGLYLLPDGLCVWDNGPPIPLEERDLIFKRGARGSTGQDRAGTGLGLALARSLAEQQGRKLTLCVEPSTIAPDLPTQGNAFVLSWPAGARPDPTM from the coding sequence ATGCAGCTCACCGATCGATTCTTCGATTTCACCGATCAACAGCTGGCTGATCTAACCGCCAAAGAAGGCATCCAGCATCTGGGGCTTTACGTCAGTGCGCCACCCAATCAGCAAGGCCCGCCACTTCTGCTGATCCGGCAATGGTCGGCCAATGAACGCTTGCTTCCCCCTGCCGACGCAGACCCGAACCTGCGCCTGCCGCACGAGAGTCGGCGCTGGTACCCCCTCCAGGATGCCGGTCTGATCCTGGGAGCCCTGCGCGCGGACCTGGATCCGCAGCGGAGCTGGACGCTGACCCTGGACCAACGGATGCGGCGCAGTGCCGCCGCCATCAGCCACGCCCTGGGGCGTGACCTGGAATGCCTGCAACTTCGCCAGGAACTCAGCCAACAAAACGAGCAGCTGCGCACCCTCGTGCATCAGCTGCGCAATCCACTGGCTGCCCTGCGCACCTACGCCCAACTGCTGCTGCGGCGGCTCGAAGCCGACAGCTCCCACCGCCCACTCGTGGAGGGAATGCTCTCGGAACAACGCCAACTCGGCCAATACATCGACGTGCTCGATGGCCTCGGGCAACAACGTCTCCCCGAACAGGACCCCCTTGGCCCCACCCTGTTGCCCCCAGGGCCTGCCGAAGGTGAGGCCACCATGCAAACCCTGCTGATGCCTCTGCTGGAGCGGGCGGAAGCGACGGCAAGCCTGCAGGGCCGACCCTGGCGGGGACCAGACCTTTGGCCCCAGTGGATTGATCAACCGTCCCAGGACGGAACGATCGCGGAGATCGTCGCCAACCTCCTTGAGAATGCCTTCCGTTACAGCCCAGCGGGCTGCAGCGTGGGGCTGTACCTGTTGCCCGATGGGCTCTGCGTCTGGGACAACGGGCCGCCGATCCCCCTGGAGGAGCGCGACCTGATTTTCAAGCGGGGAGCACGGGGGTCCACCGGACAAGACCGGGCGGGCACCGGCCTTGGTCTCGCCCTTGCACGCTCCCTTGCGGAGCAGCAGGGCCGCAAGCTCACGCTCTGCGTGGAGCCTTCCACAATCGCTCCCGATCTGCCCACTCAGGGCAATGCATTCGTCCTCAGCTGGCCGGCAGGAGCAAGGCCAGACCCAACAATGTGA
- a CDS encoding DUF3155 domain-containing protein: MSKKRKRISRRRLAGQRVLAHVPTHHLETGEYKPVTAARRYIAEGGLVPPALLNVRRNEHTTDRFFWGEKGLFSAQYAEENHFLFPSLRTIVDSIGEDKLFEGLELGADDWEEMEEYEYAFV; encoded by the coding sequence ATGTCCAAGAAGCGCAAGCGCATTAGCCGTCGTCGCCTGGCAGGTCAGCGGGTCCTGGCCCATGTGCCAACCCATCACCTCGAAACCGGTGAGTACAAGCCCGTGACGGCCGCTCGTCGTTACATCGCTGAGGGTGGACTGGTGCCTCCGGCGTTGCTGAACGTGCGCCGCAATGAGCACACCACCGACCGCTTCTTCTGGGGTGAGAAAGGTCTGTTCAGCGCTCAATACGCCGAAGAGAACCATTTCCTCTTCCCCTCATTGCGCACCATTGTTGATTCCATCGGTGAAGACAAGCTCTTCGAGGGTCTCGAGCTTGGCGCCGATGATTGGGAGGAAATGGAGGAGTACGAATACGCCTTCGTTTGA
- a CDS encoding alpha/beta hydrolase, with the protein MDGRLVLLHGWGANGEDLKPLGDRLARECSKTLDVVCLEAPELHPDQPGGRQWYGLFPAQWDAVPAAVERLKAQLQCLNSPGLGLERTVVFGFSQGGAMALEGGCALPIAGLISCSGYPHPNWAPPQQHPPVLLMHGSDDSVVPFQAMQSIAAQLQPDQCQTVPFKNGHTIPDETVQPILIFIERVLENA; encoded by the coding sequence ATGGATGGCCGGCTGGTGCTGCTCCACGGCTGGGGAGCCAACGGAGAGGATCTCAAACCCCTGGGCGATCGCCTGGCGCGAGAGTGTTCCAAGACCCTTGATGTGGTGTGCCTAGAGGCTCCTGAGCTCCATCCCGACCAACCGGGAGGGCGTCAGTGGTATGGCCTGTTCCCAGCCCAGTGGGATGCCGTTCCCGCGGCCGTTGAGCGCCTCAAGGCTCAACTTCAGTGCCTGAACAGCCCAGGTCTTGGACTCGAACGAACGGTGGTGTTCGGCTTTTCCCAGGGGGGAGCCATGGCCCTGGAAGGCGGCTGCGCCCTGCCGATTGCAGGGCTGATCAGCTGCAGCGGCTATCCACACCCCAACTGGGCTCCGCCCCAGCAACACCCCCCTGTGTTGCTGATGCATGGTTCAGACGATTCCGTGGTGCCGTTCCAGGCCATGCAGTCGATCGCTGCGCAGTTGCAGCCCGATCAATGTCAGACAGTTCCATTCAAAAACGGCCACACCATCCCTGATGAGACGGTGCAGCCGATCCTGATATTTATCGAGCGTGTTCTGGAGAACGCGTGA
- the purH gene encoding bifunctional phosphoribosylaminoimidazolecarboxamide formyltransferase/IMP cyclohydrolase, whose protein sequence is MAPVALLSVSDKSGLVPLAEALHRTHGYQLLSSGGTAKVLEQAGLPVTRVSEHTGAPEILGGRVKTLHPRVHGGILAKRGDASHQADLEQQNIAPIDVVVVNLYPFRETIARPDVTWDQAIENIDIGGPAMVRAAAKNHADVAVLTSPDQYDRLLTAMAESGGSVPSELRRQLALEAFQHTASYDTAISRWMADQTAAEDSPWLEAVPLRQTLRYGENPHQKARWFSHPKQGWGGAIQLQGKELSTNNLLDLEAALATVREFGYGADGSAPALQPAAVVVKHTNPCGVAIGTSIPAALTRALDADRVSAFGGIIAINGVVEATAARELTSLFLECVVAPGFTPEAREVLAAKANLRLLELAPQAIDLAGPDHVRSILGGLLVQDLDDQAITPADWTVASQRPPTPQEKQDLEFAWRLVRHVRSNAIVVAKDGQSLGVGAGQMNRVGSARIALEAAGEKAQGAVLASDGFFPFDDTVRLAASYGITAVIHPGGSMRDADSIKACDELGLAMQLTGRRHFLH, encoded by the coding sequence ATGGCTCCTGTCGCTCTGCTGAGTGTTTCCGATAAGTCCGGGCTGGTGCCCCTGGCGGAGGCCCTACATCGGACCCATGGCTATCAGCTGCTCTCCAGTGGGGGCACGGCCAAGGTGCTCGAGCAGGCCGGCCTTCCGGTGACCCGTGTGTCGGAGCACACCGGGGCTCCAGAAATTCTTGGCGGTCGTGTGAAAACGCTCCATCCAAGGGTGCATGGCGGGATTTTGGCCAAGCGGGGTGATGCGTCCCATCAGGCCGATCTTGAGCAGCAGAACATCGCCCCCATCGATGTGGTGGTGGTCAACCTCTATCCCTTTCGCGAGACGATTGCTCGGCCTGACGTCACCTGGGATCAGGCGATCGAGAACATCGACATCGGTGGCCCCGCCATGGTTCGGGCGGCCGCCAAAAACCATGCTGATGTGGCTGTTCTTACCAGCCCTGACCAATACGACCGTCTGTTGACCGCCATGGCGGAGTCGGGCGGGAGCGTGCCTTCAGAGCTGAGGCGCCAACTGGCCCTGGAAGCGTTTCAGCACACGGCGTCGTACGACACGGCGATCAGCCGCTGGATGGCCGACCAAACTGCTGCAGAAGACAGCCCTTGGCTGGAGGCGGTGCCGCTGCGGCAGACCCTTCGGTACGGCGAAAATCCCCATCAGAAAGCGCGTTGGTTCAGCCATCCCAAACAGGGTTGGGGTGGGGCCATTCAGCTGCAGGGCAAGGAGCTGAGCACCAACAACCTGTTGGATCTCGAGGCGGCCCTCGCCACGGTGCGGGAGTTCGGCTACGGAGCCGATGGTTCCGCACCGGCCTTGCAGCCTGCCGCCGTGGTCGTCAAGCACACCAACCCCTGCGGTGTGGCGATCGGAACTTCCATTCCTGCTGCACTGACGCGGGCCCTGGATGCCGATCGTGTGAGTGCCTTCGGCGGCATCATCGCCATCAATGGTGTGGTGGAAGCCACGGCGGCCCGTGAGCTCACCAGTCTGTTTTTGGAATGCGTCGTGGCACCGGGCTTTACACCCGAGGCACGGGAGGTGCTGGCGGCCAAAGCCAATCTGCGCCTGTTGGAACTGGCTCCGCAGGCCATTGACCTCGCCGGCCCCGATCACGTGCGCAGCATCCTGGGTGGTCTCCTGGTTCAGGACCTCGATGACCAGGCGATCACGCCGGCCGACTGGACCGTGGCCAGCCAGCGGCCGCCCACACCGCAGGAAAAGCAGGACCTGGAATTTGCCTGGCGATTGGTGCGTCACGTTCGCTCCAACGCCATCGTTGTGGCCAAGGATGGCCAGAGCCTCGGCGTGGGTGCTGGTCAGATGAATCGTGTGGGCTCAGCGCGGATTGCCCTGGAGGCTGCGGGTGAGAAAGCCCAGGGGGCTGTTCTGGCCAGTGATGGTTTCTTCCCGTTTGACGACACGGTGCGTCTGGCTGCCAGCTACGGCATCACCGCCGTGATCCATCCCGGCGGAAGCATGCGCGATGCCGATTCGATCAAAGCCTGCGATGAGCTCGGCCTGGCGATGCAGCTCACGGGGCGCCGCCATTTCCTGCATTGA
- a CDS encoding DUF4079 domain-containing protein — protein sequence MLATLPFSLNFAHPLAEWGLLAVGGWALYLGIKAKKTRTGTPEQRKELVPKKFAQRHYLWGSILLAVMTLGTLGGMAVTYLNNGKLFVGPHLLVGLAMTGMIAVAASLSPLMQRGNVIARKAHVGLNMGMLTLFLWQAVSGMEIVNKIWTNR from the coding sequence ATGCTCGCCACCCTCCCCTTCAGCCTCAATTTCGCTCACCCCCTAGCGGAGTGGGGCCTGCTCGCCGTTGGTGGTTGGGCTCTCTACCTGGGAATCAAGGCCAAGAAAACGCGCACCGGTACCCCAGAACAGCGCAAAGAACTGGTGCCGAAAAAGTTCGCCCAGCGCCATTACCTCTGGGGCAGCATCCTGCTGGCCGTGATGACCCTCGGGACCCTGGGCGGCATGGCGGTCACCTATCTGAACAACGGCAAGTTGTTTGTTGGTCCGCACCTGCTGGTGGGTCTGGCCATGACCGGGATGATTGCCGTTGCCGCCTCGCTCTCACCCCTGATGCAGCGGGGCAATGTGATTGCTCGTAAGGCTCATGTGGGCCTGAACATGGGCATGCTCACGCTGTTCCTCTGGCAGGCCGTCAGCGGCATGGAGATCGTCAACAAGATCTGGACCAACCGCTGA
- a CDS encoding DUF1997 domain-containing protein: MTVLSPTETDNQLHGADPQVRCYSSHFEDSMQMLAPKAVVARYLDDHQSWFERCASPMQVEAIDRQSYSLTLGRFGNFGFEVEPTIALRLLPQQEGIYRIETVRTVPQSLALRHHYDVDFRAGMRLIPEQDHTSVQWDLDLKVWIRLPKVITMLPDQLVQSSGDHLLKQIVRQISRRLTWKVQEDFHAAHGLSCPPRQRAAF, translated from the coding sequence GTGACGGTCTTGTCGCCCACCGAAACCGACAATCAGCTTCACGGTGCCGACCCGCAGGTGCGCTGCTACAGCAGCCACTTCGAGGATTCGATGCAGATGCTGGCGCCCAAAGCGGTGGTAGCTCGCTACCTGGATGACCATCAGAGCTGGTTTGAACGTTGCGCCAGCCCGATGCAGGTCGAGGCCATCGATCGGCAGTCCTACAGCCTGACCCTGGGGCGGTTCGGCAACTTCGGCTTCGAGGTGGAGCCCACGATCGCTCTGCGGCTACTGCCACAGCAGGAAGGGATCTACCGGATCGAAACCGTTCGAACCGTGCCGCAGTCGCTCGCCCTGCGCCATCACTACGACGTCGACTTCCGCGCGGGGATGCGCCTGATCCCCGAACAGGACCACACCTCCGTCCAGTGGGACCTGGATCTCAAGGTCTGGATCCGTCTGCCCAAGGTGATCACCATGCTCCCGGATCAGTTGGTCCAGAGCAGTGGTGATCATCTGCTCAAGCAGATTGTCCGTCAGATCTCACGACGGCTCACCTGGAAGGTCCAGGAAGATTTCCACGCCGCCCATGGCCTGAGCTGCCCGCCCCGTCAGCGGGCAGCCTTCTGA